aattattgtaatgaaaaattataaaaaaatataaaataaatattcttttatattttataatgtataattaaaaaatatgtaaatataattataaattgttgaagttaaatttttataaataataaaaatgaattatatttacAGATAAAACTAGtaacaaacttaaaaaagaataaaaaaattattttattaatagaaaaattgaaaatattatagttttaagtttatcatgtttttcttctaattttataaaaataaaatattaagtacatcattatttaaaatataaaaattgatttttaatatcaattttattattctttatagGATAACACACAGCATATTGacattgttaaatatttttatattcatggaattataaaaaaagatttaattagtatacataataattttaaaattacatttttatattttttttcttaaaattagcACTACAAGATTGATTTAAAAAGTCAGATAATAAACTCTTGGTCTAAATCGAGTTATTTTTAGTCAATGACCTAAATAAATTTAGGATTatctgtttttcaaaataatagtttatcttaaaaaattaaaagaagcaacattttattaagttaaaaaaatttaaaaagtaatactATTACCTATGTTataatttatagattaaattattatatttttgaaaattaaattaattatattaatataacattaattttaaaaaatatattttattttaactttttagatTTGAAGCTAttctttaaaaagattaataaagaaataataatgtatattataatggttattattattaaaatttataaatatttttgtcactGGTTTTCTAtacattttcatatataaagGAAATGAGCCAAGAGACAACTATCTATTTCGCTAGGTTTGTACAGCGTTTGGGGAGAAAAGTTCAGTTTTTTCCGATTTGCATCAAATTCAACACACAACAACATCGTTTGGTCAGTCTTTTTTGCTTCTGCTTCCAATTTAGGGTTTTCTCTCTCAATCTTTTCTTATCTTCAATGGATGTGGTTCGATTTAAAGGGATTTAAGGGGATGTTGGAATCGAACTCGTAattagggtttgctttttgAGATCATCTCATGTGAATCGATTCTGTTAGACGGTGTTGTTGGGTTTTTCATTCGGTGCGTTCATCTTTGCCAATGTTTTCTATCAAATCTATCCCTCTACAGAATGATCTCAATCCGTGGTCTTGTCTTTCACATGTGATAGATAGTCCCTAAAGAcctgtttaattttgttatatagtTTTTCCTGAATCTGTTATGGAAGACTTAAGGTCATTGTATGCAAGACTTAGGTTATCATCATAGGGATTCATATGTTCTGTCCCCCTATTTTTGTCACCCTGGGTAAATTCTGAAGGTCTAAGAAACAATATGAACTAACATATATAGGAGAGAAACTGTCATATATACTGAGCGTGCAAGAGATGagaataataagaataataagtCTTGGCCATACAAATTGTATATGGACGGTCGAATatgttttagttaattttaatcttaGCCATCCATTTGAATTACACAGCTGAAATTTGCTTGTCTTACTCTTTCCTCTGATCTTCCTGACGTGCCAGTGTGGTCTGAGGAACACATTAAAATTTGTGGTTTGATGTTGTTTCTTTCTTACGAAATCCAGCTTCTTATGAACAACCCTTTTTCATTGGAAGGGTTCCCTCtttgatttatatatagatTGATGTGATATATTGTCATAGTTCAGTGGAATTTTTGTTACATTTCACaatatgcatgataaaatgATTGCTCTTCTATGGGCTTGTTTACCTtgtttttgattaatttatggTTGTGCTTATTGTTAATGATATCAGGCTTGACATCGAAATTATAATTCTTCACATGTTTAGATTTATATCATTTTTGGCTACCGCTTCTTCATGACAAAAAATGGCTTTTGTCAAAAGCTCTTATCGGAAGCTgcaaaaaagagaaattttcttaaattaattgaaCCAAACATGTATTAAACTATACCATGTATATGtgcatacaaaaaataaaagtcagATTTAAAAGCCAACTGCATCATCTAAAAGGCTTTAAAGCTTGCTTGTCAAACAGTGGACTGGGTTGCTGTAAACTGCATTGTTTGGCTGTTAGCTAATGGATAAGGGGGTGCCACCTAGCCTATTCGTCAATGATGGTTCTTTCATGGAGAGGTTCAAGCAACTTCAACAAGAGCAGGAGAAAGGGAAGAATGTAAAATTAGAGAATTCTAAGCCAATTAAGGTTATTTCAGGGTCTTTGTCGCCCAATCCCTCCATTACCAAAACATCTGTGGACTCGAAGGTTAATGATACTAGGAAAACATCCCAGGGTGGTTCTGGTGGCAAACTAGCTTTCAGTTTAAAACAAAAGTCAAAGCTGGTACCACCCCCTGTTAAATTGAGTGccgatgaagatgaagaagaaacagaagCTGGGTATATTTCAAATGATGCACCACTAAAACGACAAAAGTTAGGCCAGGATGGCATTGACCAATCATCAAGACAACTTGATGTTGGTAATTACTTCTTAAACTTTCTTGTTTTTGCAGATAGTTGGCTCATGATTGGTATTCCTACTTATTGCAGTTTTAAAATCAGAATAATCAAATAGCATGTGATCCATAATGCCAGCCTTTATATATGTCTTGCTATTTTTTCAATGATTGTTATTCActtattacattttttagttCATTAATGTGTGCTGAAGACCTTCCACTTGTATGTCATTGTGAATGTGAATATAATTTTCGTATGTAAATATATCTTGAATACTAACTTGTCttctgattttcttttcttcccttcatttattgttatttttttctctatccAACTTTTGTATATCATCATAACTTTCTGTTAGATACATAAACTATTTATGAGGCTTTCCCTAGCATCTTTGAGCTTGATGGTCTTTGATGTATCAGAATCTCTAACCAAGTGATCAGTCCTTGCCAATTCTTACCAATTCTGAGTAAAAGTTCAATTTCAGCACATGGTAAGGGGCAGCCTTTGCATTGTTCACGTGTCAGGCCCCAAAGCCTGTGGGAGGGGGCATCAGATACAAAAACAATTATGGGACTTTGCCTATGCCTTAAGCAGCGTTGTTGTTGACAGCTTTGTTACTGTTTCAAACAcaatctttaaattatatatttctttttctctttgatgTGAATACAACATTGCTTGCATCTGTGAGATTTTCCTAAAATTTTGTGTCTTCTATAAACTATTCTCAATGTGAGTAATAACCAATTTTTTTCAGgtctttttgtaaaaaattaaaataaaatttccaggccattaattttttttccaggccattgaaaaaaaaaattccaagtctgattgtttattttgaaaagtgtttttgagTAGCTTCTCAAAAAGGACCTGAAATTAGAAATacgttttaaaacaaaaaatggttAGGCagaaaatactattttttgCACTTCATAAACTTTGTATAAGATAAAATCactattttatacatttttaaaaccaattttttaaatcataaataaacaGCTGGCTCTTGTTCTGTTTACTTGGGTGTGGAAGAAAGGGGGACATAAGTGTAATAGCATTGAAATAGGGACTTGTTCACTTGTACTCATCCTTTGGGTCACAAAAGGTGTAGTGGAGGACTAAGGGTTTAAACTCATTGTTTGGTCAGTCTTAGCATTTCTGAACATTCCCCCAGAGATAATTTAGTTGAAGGAAAATGCCACTTGGCATACAGTTGCAATTACACCGTTTGccccctttttttcttcacGTGAAAATAGTCATCCTCTACATTACCTGCGGTTTCATTGTTGAAGAGGTCCTCTCCGTGTATACCTTCTTTGCTCATTAGAGTGGCATGCAGCAAAGAGGAGAAAATGTCTTGAATATTTTTGTCTCATGAATGCAGCTTATTCCCCAAGTACCTATCAAGAAATGGTGTATTGGCAGGCCTGCTACAAGACTAATTTGCATTCCCTTGTTCATGCTCTCGGTATTAATCAGTTTTGTAAGTGATATGCAGCACCTCCTTCCCCAAGTGATCCTACAGTGAAGAAAGTTGCTGACAAACTAGCAAGTTTTGTGGCAAAAAATGGAAGGCAATTTGAGGATGTTACGCGTCAAAAAAATCCAGGGGATACACCTTTCAAGTAAGTATGAAATCAACTTCTAATCCTTGTTTATTGATCATTTATATGTGTtgtaatttatgattatttttggTGCATTTTTTAACCTGCAGATTTTTATTTGATGAGAGATGTGCTGAGTACAAGTACTATGAATATCAGCTTGCTCAAGAAGAAAAGGCTCTTGCGCAGACAAGGGAATCACATGTGCCTCGTAATGGTTAGTATTTCagtatattttcatatttttagacCAATTTACAATGTATTACGTTTCAATAGATTTCCATAATTTTAGTTGCTTTTTCAGTCTAGGAATTGTAAACCCTAGTTTTGTTCGTTTAAAGTTTTCATCCATccatttttatagtattttcatGTAAACTGCATTGTTTGGTTGATGATCATTGTTATagtatttgaatatattttcatgattttaaacCATGATCTTTAGGTGCTTTAGTAGTTGCTTcatgaatatatttatgtttgagATGATATCTTAAAGATTAGGACTTAAATTTCTATGGATGTTATATGGTAACTGTTAAGTCTCAGAACTGCAATTGTTTTCTGTGGTGTCTTTGTTGATACTGATTTGCGTTTTAATTACACATGATATATGTTTGAAGTGGTGACAGTATATGTGATATGTCTCCTAGTAATGTTGCTTAGTTCATCCACTAGCCTGCAGATTTGACAAGTTTTGATCTCTCTCTGATGTGTGGAATATGCTTTCTCATTTACCTCTtgtatattttggtttttcacGTGGTGGGTTTATTCAGGGGGAACAAGTACTTCATCTTCCAAACCCACTAGTGGTAATCAAAGATCATCTCAGCAGAATACATCCTACCAAATTCCTGCATCTGCTTTATATGAAAGTGCTGACAATCCAAGAGCTTCTGGATCTTCAATTCAAACATCTCCACTTGGAATGAGTGGTAATTGCGATTTTAATGTGTATTCCTTTTATTGTTTCCCCTGCTGCTGTCTGTTTGATCtctatttttttgtcaatttgataAAGTTTAAGGTGTGTTCAATGGAAGTCATGATTTTGTTCCactgcatttcatttttatcctgAAAGTGCTTAAAAATATCTGAACTACACATTAACTATTATTTGTTATTACTCTTCTCACGGACTTGGTGTGCAACCTACTCTTGTTGCTATTTCCTTTGTCTATTTCTGCTGCAGAAGAGCCCAGTGGTTCATCAAATGCTGATTCTTTGGCACTAATGGAGTTCTACATGAAGAAAGCTGCACGGGAAGAAAAGTATAAACAACCTAAGTATTCAAAAGATGAGATGCCCCCTCCTGCCTCTCTTCAAGgtttaaaattgatttgttaCTGGCGTTTTTAATCAGAATATTCATTTAGTTAAAACGgttattcttttcatttatcCTTTTAATGGAATAATCTATTGATTCCTTTCGTTTTGGGTGATACCAGGCAAAAAAGGCCATCACATGGGTGATTTCATACCTCCAGAAGAACTTGAGAAGTTCTTGGCCAGCTGTAATGATGCTGCAGCACAGAAAGCTGCAAAGGAGCATGTAGAGAGGTCAAAGATTCAGGCTGATAATGTAGGCCACAGGCTCCTGTCAAAAATGGGTTGGAAAGAAGGTGCTTTGTGCTTTCCCAGTTTCATTTTCAAGCTCTTACTATTTTCCGTTAACTTGTGTCTAAAGACATTTAAAACCTGGACTCATCAAGCTGGAGCTTATTTTGAAGctccttatttattttttcttgtggGAAAGTGTTTGgccaagtttttttattttcttaaaaatagttTACCTTAGTTGTTATCTTTGATGTGCAATGTGAAACATACGAATACTAGGAATCTGCTGCAAATTTGTCTTGTATGAGTACCATAGTGTTTTGAGAGTTGTTtgaaattacataattattgaTAATACATTAAACTTGCGTTATTGTTGTTTCTTGTTCTAACAATCGTTAATTCTCAGGTGAGGGTCTGGGCGGATCCAGGAAGGGTATTTCAGATCCTATCATGGCAGGTAATATTAAGAAGAATAACTTGGGGGTTGGTGCTCAGGAACCTGGGGAGGTGACTTCAGAGGATGACATATATGAACAGTACAAGAAGCGGATGATGCTTGGTTATCGTTACAGACCCAATCCTCTGGTAAATAATGCTTggaaccttttttatttttttccattgaAGTTTCAGTTACTTGGTCAATATCAAGGTACTTTACTTTGACAAActgtttttcatgttttaattgtttattttacaGAACAATCCTCGAAAAGCTTATTACTGAACTTGACAATGGATCTGCAAGTCTTTTCAGGAAAAGTGAGCTTGTGTCGGATGAATTGGTTTAGGGTTTTCGTATTGTGTGTTGTAGTGCTTGTAAGACTTGGGGAGAAAAGAGGAGGAAGGGTTTAATGTTTGATACAATTATATCTTTATCCGTCAAAAAATAATGGTTTCTTGTTATTTTCACTTACCTGAGATTTGGagcatgtttttttattaatagtggTACAGCTCGTCTGGTTTATTGATTGTTGTGTTATTATATCTTTGAGTGATTAACCTCTCCTTATTGTCATGTCATGATTAAAAGATGTTTCATCAAGTTAATACTACAATTTTCAAGCAAGAAGAAACAAGCTGAAGAGGCATTTTGGGATTGAAACCAGTTTCCCCTTTTCAAATTCCaactaaacttaaaaaatatatatattttttcttaaatgattaaatttcacaattttgtttatcattattaaatgattaaacccATCATATTAGATGTTTAGGCACAGTAATGTCATACCAATGACATGACAAAATCTCAATTGTCTAATAATTCTAAAAGTTCTAAAATGTGAATGGGATTTCAGACACctctaaacaaaaatattatctttttactCTCCAACATGTTTTCTTGATTATTTGTACCAACCAACTTCATCCGGGTTCTTGAATGAAAACAAGGCAATATTTTCCACCCAACATGTTctgacaatattattttaaagttcaattttcaattaatataatcaaCAATAGTTTATGAAATATAGATTTTTTGTGtaagaaatataataagtttatataaCTGTTCGTAAGTATAAAATCAATTATCTTTTTGGTTATATTTAAGTTTGGGAGAGGACTTCTTGTTAAAGGTTAGAGTCAAATATGAGTTAGAgatatatattcaatataaacaaataatggGAGCAGTATATAAGaatagtaatatataaatagaaagatgTAGATTtggatataaaattatacaatttttaatacatttaagtACATTAAATTCgagttcattttattttaaattgttttatttttcaaatttttacttgattaagtcaatttaaacttattaaattttaatttctcgtTTAGATAAAATACTTCAAtaagaaaaaatcatttaaatataatataattggtataattaaaaaaatactaacattaatgataattttttattattttttgttgatgttatttttgGTCATAATTTGTCCAGATTTTTTCAATAGAAATTAtcaaagttttttctttattgatattGGTCAAA
This DNA window, taken from Vigna radiata var. radiata cultivar VC1973A chromosome 5, Vradiata_ver6, whole genome shotgun sequence, encodes the following:
- the LOC106762072 gene encoding SURP and G-patch domain-containing protein 1-like protein isoform X2; this encodes MDKGVPPSLFVNDGSFMERFKQLQQEQEKGKNVKLENSKPIKVISGSLSPNPSITKTSVDSKVNDTRKTSQGGSGGKLAFSLKQKSKLVPPPVKLSADEDEEETEAGYISNDAPLKRQKLGQDGIDQSSRQLDVAPPSPSDPTVKKVADKLASFVAKNGRQFEDVTRQKNPGDTPFKFLFDERCAEYKYYEYQLAQEEKALAQTRESHVPRNGGTSTSSSKPTSGNQRSSQQNTSYQIPASALYESADNPRASGSSIQTSPLGMSEPSGSSNADSLALMEFYMKKAAREEKYKQPKYSKDEMPPPASLQGKKGHHMGDFIPPEELEKFLASCNDAAAQKAAKEHVERSKIQADNVGHRLLSKMGWKEGEGLGGSRKGISDPIMAGNIKKNNLGVGAQEPGEVTSEDDIYEQYKKRMMLGYRYRPNPLNNPRKAYY
- the LOC106762072 gene encoding SURP and G-patch domain-containing protein 1-like protein isoform X1 gives rise to the protein MDKGVPPSLFVNDGSFMERFKQLQQEQEKGKNVKLENSKPIKVISGSLSPNPSITKTSVDSKVNDTRKTSQGGSGGKLAFSLKQKSKLVPPPVKLSADEDEEETEAGYISNDAPLKRQKLGQDGIDQSSRQLDVAPPSPSDPTVKKVADKLASFVAKNGRQFEDVTRQKNPGDTPFKFLFDERCAEYKYYEYQLAQEEKALAQTRESHVPRNGGTSTSSSKPTSGNQRSSQQNTSYQIPASALYESADNPRASGSSIQTSPLGMSEEPSGSSNADSLALMEFYMKKAAREEKYKQPKYSKDEMPPPASLQGKKGHHMGDFIPPEELEKFLASCNDAAAQKAAKEHVERSKIQADNVGHRLLSKMGWKEGEGLGGSRKGISDPIMAGNIKKNNLGVGAQEPGEVTSEDDIYEQYKKRMMLGYRYRPNPLNNPRKAYY